A stretch of the Brevundimonas sp. MF30-B genome encodes the following:
- a CDS encoding arginine N-succinyltransferase, whose translation MLVVRPANPGDLDHLLELAILSGPGFTSLPEDPDMLADRLDVSRDSFLGRLEPQERWYTLMLEETDTGDVDGVGSVKAAVGLKRPFFSFRVVNNTQSSPSLGVKLDQKTLVLVNECTGWTEVGSLFLKADRRKGGAGRLLSQSRYMLIGAEPDLFADNVLAELRGVFTPDGACPFWDHVAHKFFPMEFDEADRMTGSTDKQFILDLAPRHPIYIELLPEPARAVIGKVHPQGVPAMALLESEGFRPNGLVDIFDAGPTVACGRDNIRTVRDARRLKVEIVDEPDVELVSLISTDSVNDFRAVRQRVEIEGETARLNRETAAALKVKSGDVVRVKS comes from the coding sequence ATGCTGGTCGTCCGCCCCGCAAATCCCGGCGATCTGGATCACCTGCTGGAGCTAGCCATCCTGTCCGGCCCCGGCTTCACGAGCCTGCCTGAGGATCCGGACATGCTGGCCGACCGGCTGGACGTCAGCCGCGACAGCTTTTTGGGGCGCCTGGAGCCGCAGGAGCGATGGTACACCCTCATGCTGGAGGAAACCGACACCGGCGACGTCGACGGCGTCGGCTCGGTCAAGGCGGCCGTGGGCCTGAAGCGGCCCTTCTTCAGCTTCCGCGTCGTGAACAACACCCAGTCCTCGCCCTCCCTGGGCGTGAAGCTGGATCAGAAGACGCTGGTGCTGGTCAACGAATGCACCGGCTGGACCGAGGTCGGCTCGCTGTTTCTGAAGGCGGATCGGCGCAAGGGCGGCGCGGGGCGGCTGCTCAGCCAGTCGCGCTATATGTTGATCGGGGCCGAGCCTGACCTGTTCGCCGACAATGTGCTGGCCGAACTGCGCGGGGTCTTTACGCCCGACGGCGCCTGCCCGTTCTGGGACCATGTCGCGCACAAGTTCTTTCCCATGGAGTTCGACGAGGCCGATCGCATGACCGGCTCGACGGACAAGCAGTTCATCCTCGACCTCGCGCCGCGCCACCCAATCTATATCGAGCTGTTGCCCGAGCCTGCGCGGGCGGTCATCGGCAAGGTGCATCCGCAGGGCGTGCCCGCCATGGCGCTGCTGGAAAGCGAGGGCTTCCGGCCCAATGGCCTGGTCGACATCTTCGACGCTGGTCCGACCGTGGCCTGCGGGCGCGACAACATCCGCACGGTCCGCGATGCGCGCAGGCTGAAGGTCGAGATCGTGGACGAGCCGGACGTCGAGCTGGTCAGCCTGATCTCGACCGACAGCGTCAACGACTTCCGCGCCGTGCGCCAGCGCGTCGAGATCGAGGGAGAGACGGCCCGCCTGAACCGCGAAACGGCGGCGGCGCTGAAGGTGAAGTCGGGGGACGTCGTAAGGGTGAAATCATGA